Genomic window (Sphingosinicella microcystinivorans):
CTCGCCGAGATCCTGCACGGGCTCCTCACCGGCAACTACGCGCGCGTCGCCGAAATCCATTTCGAGGCGCAGTACGTGCCGCCGCATCACGACATGGCCGAGTTCGAAACCGCGCTGCGCTCGGTGGGCGAGCCGATCCGCGGCCTGCCCGTGAAGGACATCTCGATCGGCAACATGCTCGACGGCCTGTTCTCGATCACCCGCCAGTTCGACATGGTGACGCAGCCGCACCTGCTGCTGCTCCAGAAAACGATGGTGATGGTGGAGGGCGTCGCGCTCGCGCTCGATCCCGACGTCAACATGTGGGAGATTTCCGGCCCCTTCGTACAGGACTGGATGCGCGACGAGCTTGGCCCGGAGGCGGTCGTCGCCGACCGGATCGTCGAAAGCGTCCGCGCCCTCGCCGGTCTTCCCGACGTCCTCAAGCGGCTGGAAGCGATGGTGCCCAATCCCGGCGCCGCGCCGCCGCTGCCGCCGCTCGCCCCCCTGCCTGCGCCGCGGGGGCCTTCGCGCACGGCATGGCTGCTGCTCGGCGCCGGAATCGGCGTGGGCCTTGGCTGGCTGGCGATGACGCTTTAAGTCTCGTGTTCGTGGGCAAGCGCATCCTTCTCATCATCTCGGGCGGCATCGCCGCCTACAAGGCGCTGGAGCTCGTCCGGCTGCTGAGGAAGGACGGCATCGCCGTGCGCGCGGTGCTCACCGACGCGGCGCAGCAGTTCGTGACGCCGCTCAGCCTCGGCACGCTCACCGAGGACAATGTCTACACCGATCTCTTCGACCTGAAGGACGAGCGCGAGATCGGCCATATCCAGCTTTCGCGGCAGGCCGACCTCGTCGTGGTCGCGCCCGCGACCGCCAACATCCTCGCCAAGATGGCGGGCGGCATCGCCGACGACCTCGCCACGACGCTGCTGCTCGCCACCGACAAGCCGGTGCTCGCCGCGCCCGCGATGAACGTCCGCATGTGGCTGCACCCGGCGACGCAGCGCAATATCGTGCAGCTTCGCGCCGACGGCGTGACGATCATGGAGCCGGACGAAGGCGACATGGCCTGCGGCGAATACGGCCCCGGCCGCCTGCCCGAGCCCGAGGCGATCCTCGTGTCAATCCGCGCCATGCTCGCCGCGCCGCTCGATGAAGCGCAGGGCGCGAGCGCACGCTACGGCCTCACGCCGCCGCCGCTTGCGGGCAAGCGCGTGCTCGTCACCGCCGGGCCGACGCACGAGCCGATCGACCCCGTGCGCTACATCGCCAACCGCTCGTCCGGCAGACAGGGTTTCGCCATCGCGGGCGCGCTCGCCGCGCTCGGCGCGGACGTGACGCTCGTCGCCGGGCCGGTGGCGCTCGCGACGCCGCCGGGCGTGCGCCGCGTGGATGTCGAAACCGCGCGCGAGATGGCCGCCGCCGTCGAGGCCGCGCTCCCCACCGACGCCGCCGTGATGGTCGCCGCCGTCGCGGACTGGCGCGCCGAGGCTACGAACCAGAAGATCAAGAAGGACAAGGGCGGCCTCGAAGCGTTGCCGCTCGTCGAGAACCCGGACATCCTCGCCGGGCTCTCGAAGTCCCCGAAACGCCCCGCCCTCGTCATCGGCTTCGCCGCCGAGACCGAGAAGGTCGTCGAGCACGCGCGGGCCAAGCTCGCGCGCAAGGGCTGCGACTGGATCGTCGCCAACGACGTTTCCGGCGACGTGATGGGCGGCGCGAGGAACCGCATCCACATCGTCAGCGCGCGCGGCGTCGAGGACTGGCCGGACATGGAAAAGGACGCCGTCGCCCGGCGCCTCGCACAAAGGATCGCAGATGAGCTCACCGATTGAAATCCGCCTGAAGCGCCTTCCCCACGGCAAGGGCCTGCCGGTGCCCGCGCTCGCGACGCGCGGCGCGGCGGGCATGGACGTGGTCGCCGCCGAGGATGTCATCATCCCGCCGGGCGGGCGGCACGCCGTCGCCACCGGCTTCGCCTTCGCGATCCCCGAGGGCTACGAGGTGCAGGTGCGCCCGCGCTCCGGCCTTGCGCTCAAGAACGGCATCACCTGCCTCAACACGCCCGGCACGATCGACGCGGACTATCGCGGCGAGGTGAAGGTCATCCTCGCGAACCTCGGCGCGGAGCCCTTCGCCGTGAAGCGCGGCGAGCGCATCGCGCAGCTCGTCGCCGCGCCGGTGCAGCAGGCGCGCTTCGCGGAGGTCGACGATCTCGACGAGACGGCGCGCGGCGCCGGGGGCTTCGGCTCCACGGGACGGTGACGCTCACCGACACGCAACTCGAACGCTATGCCCGCCACATCATCCTGAAGGAGGTCGGCGGGGCCGGTCAGGCGAAGCTACTCGCCGCGCGCGTCGCCGTGGTCGGCGCGGGCGGGCTCGGCAGCCCCTGCATCCAGTATCTCGCGGCGGCAGGCGTCGGGCATCTCACGGTCATCGACGACGATGCCGTGGACCTCTCCAACCTCCAGCGGCAGGTGCTGCACGGCACCGATGACGTCGGCCGCGCCAAGACGGAAAGCGCGGCGGATGCGGTCGCCCGCCTGAACCCGGACGTGACCGTGGCGCAGCATCGCGTGCGGCTCGATGCCGGGAACGCGGCTGCGCTTCTGGCAGGCCACGACGTCATCGCGGACGGCTCCGACAGCTTCGAGACCCGCCGCGCCGTCGCCGATGCCGCGCTCGCGCTGCGCATCCCCCTCGTCGCGGCCGCGGTCGGGCCGTTCGAGGGGCAGATCGCCACCTATCGCGGCTGGGAGGCGGACAAACCCTGCTGGCGCTGCTTCGTCGGCGAGGCCGCGGACCGCGAGGGCGCGACCTGCGCCGAGGCGGGCGTGCTCGGCGCGCTCACCGGCGTGCTCGGCGCGATGCAGGCGCTGGAGGTGATCCGCGAGATCGCGCCCTTCGGCGATTCGCTTGCGGGGCGTGTTTTGCTGTATGATGCGCTCGGCGCCCGGGTCCGTACCGTGCGGCTGCCGAAGGATCCCCGATGCCCGTCGTGCGGAAACGTGTGAAACAGCAAGGTCTTGCGCTCGTGTTTGCCGAGGCGAACCACACGCGCCTGCACGGCGGCCTCAGCCTCGCGCTCGCCGCGTCCGCGCTCGGGCGGCCGGTGCGGCTGTTCTTCCAGGGCGAGGCGGTCTGCGCGCTCCAGACCGGACGCCACTGGGCGGGCGACAAGGCCTGCAAGGCGGGCGGCCTGCCGCTGCTCTCCGACCTTCTCGATCAGGCGGTCGGGGTCGGCCTGCCGATGATGGCGTGCGAATCGGGCATCCACCTCTGCGGGCTGAGCGCGCCGGGCCTCATCGCGGGCGTCGAGACCGGCGGCCTCGTCGCCTTCCTCGCCGATGCGCGGAACGACGAGCTGCTGTTCGTCTAGTTTATGGTCTCGCCCTTGTAGACGCCCCACAGGTCGACCGCGAGCACATAGCCGTTGCGGCCGCCGAGCGAGAGGCGGCACCAGCCTTCGTCGCAGACCTGGATGTCCGCGACCACGCCCGGCTCCGCGCGCCACACGGGCGGGCTCGAAAACTCGGCGCGGGCATAGAGGTTCGCGACCTTGCCGCGCACCATCGCCGTGCGCTTGCCGGAAAGCAGGTTCTTGTTCATCCAGCCGGTCTCGCCGTCCGGGTCGCGGACCTGCCGCCAGATGCCCCATTCGCGGATCACCTCCACGGGGAGCCCCTTGCGCCTGTAGGTCCACGTCACCGGATAGGCCTCGCCCGGCCCCGCGCGCATGTTGGCCTCGCCCGAGGCGATCGAGACCCAGCGCGGCGTCGGCAGGCCGGAAAGCCCCTTGGTGGCGTCCGTGTCCTGCGCCGCCGCGGGCGCTCCCGCGAACGCGGCGGCGAGCAGCAAGGCGATGGTGCGTTTCATACCGCTATTGAATCGAAACCACCCCGCCATGCAAGCGCCTCCCTCGATCTCGCGGCCTTGACGTCGCTGCGGGGCGATCCTAGCCACGGGACATGGAAGAACGCCCCCGCCGCCCGCGCGTCGTCGTCACGCGCCGCCTGCCGCAACCGGTCGAAGCGCGCATGACCGAGCTGTTCGATACCGTTCTCAATGCCGATGACATGGCGATGACGCCGGATGCCCTCGCCGCCGCGATGGCCGACTGCGACGTCTTCGTCCCCACCGTCACCGACGCCATCGACGCGGACCTCATCGCCGCCGCGCCGCCGCGGCTGAAGCTGATCGCCAACTTCGGCACCGGCGTGAACCACATTGATCTCGTCGCGGCGCGCGCGAAGGGCATCATGGTCACGAACACCCCCGGCGTCCTCACCGACGACACCGCCGACCTCGCCATGTCGCTGATCCTGTCGGTGCCGCGCCGCCTCACCGAAGGCAGCCGCCAGCTCTATTCGGGCAAGTGGGACGGCTGGAAGCCCTGCGACGTGCACGGCCACCGCATCACCGGCAAGAAGCTCGGCATCATCGGCATGGGCCGCATCGGCCAGGCCATCGCGACGCGCGCGCGCGCCTTCGGCCTGCGCATCCACTACCACAACCGCCGCCCGCTCGCCGACACGGTGGAGGGGATGCTGGGGGCGACCTACTGGGACGATCTCGACGCCATGATCGAGGCGGTGGACATCGTTTCCATCAACTGCCCGCTCACCGACGACACGCGCCACCTGTTCGACGCCCGGCGCATCGCGCTGCTCGGCCCGGACGGCTACCTCGTCAACACCGCGCGCGGCGAGATCATCGACGAGGATGCGCTGGCGGGCGCGCTCGAGAAGGGCATCATCGCGGGCGCCGGCCTCGACGTGTTCGAGGACGAGCCGCGCATCAACCCGCGCCTGCTGCCGCTGGGCAATGTGACGCTGCTGCCGCACATGGGCTCGGCGACCTTCGAGGGGCGGCAGGCGATGGGCGACAAGGTCGTCACCAACATCCGCGCGTGGGCGGACGGGCACCGCCCGCCCGATCAGGTGCTCGAAGGCTGGCTTTAGGACGAACCGCCTCTCCGGCGCGGTAAAGCGCGGGCGACGCCGCTCCGGTCAGCTTCGGTCAATCCCGCATCCGCGAAACTTTCGGAACACGTCGCGTCGCCCGGACGTTCAGATGTGCAAGTCTGTGCATTTACAGGAGAGAAGACATGCGCAAATCCATGATTGTGCTGGCGTCCGGCGCGCTGCTCGTGCTCGGCGCCTGCACCGGCAGCCGCACGGTGGACAGCGGCCTCATCGGCGCCGGCGTCGGCGCCGCGGCGGGTTCGGTGGTGCCGGGTGTGAGCACCACGGAAGGCGCGATCGCGGGCGGCGCGGCCGGCGCGATCTACGGCGCGGTGACGGACGGCGACGCCAAGCGCGGCAGCAAGAAATACTGCCGCGACCGCTATCCGCGCGATTCGCGCGAATACGATCGCTGCCGCCGCGATCGGTAAGGCTCAGTCGCCGGTCTGGATGCGTTCGACGAGTTGCTTCACGGTCGGGATGAAGCCGTTCGAATAGAACGGGTCCGTCGAGAAGTGGTGGGCGCTGTGGCCGGCGAACATGAGGTTGTCCTCGGGCGGCGCGCCGTGCGCGATGTCCTGAAGCGTCTTCTGGATGCAGAAGGAGCGCGGATCGGCGAGCCGCCCGGTGCTGTTCTTTTCCAGGTGCTCGGCCCACGCGCTGAACCGGCACTGCGACAGGCAGCCCATGCAGTCCGCCTGGTCCTTGCGCACGGCGCGCGCCGTCTCCGGCGTTTCGAACACCAGCGTGTCGTCGGGCGTCTTCAGCGCCTCGGTATAGCCCTGCGCGTGCCAGCCGCGCGCGTGCAGCAGGTCGTCGCGCGTGACGTAGTATTTCTTGTTCGCAGGCACGCCCACGTCGAGCAGGTGCGTGCGGTGGTCGTGCGGCTCGGTGGAAATGCCGATCTGCCGCTCGGAGCGGTGGATCAGCTCTTCGAGGAACGGCGTCTTCACGGCTGACGAGTAGAAGCCGGTCGGCGAGAACGCCTGCAGCAGGATGTCGCCCTCGCTCAGCGTCGTCAGCTTGCGCTTCCACACGTCCGGGATCGGGCTTTCCTGCGTCAGCAGCGGCCGCGATCCGAACTGGAAGGCGATGGTGCCGAGCTCCGGGTTGTCGACCCAGTGTTCCCATTCGCGCAGGTACCAGACGCCGCCCGCCATCACGATCGGCACGTCGTCGGAAATGCCGACCTCGCGCATCGTGTCGCGCAGGTCCTTGACGCGCGGATAGGGGTCCTGCGGCCGAAGCGGGTCTTCGGCGTTGGAAAGGCCGTTGTGCCCGCCCGCAAGCCACGGGTCTTCATAGACCACCGCGCCGAGCCACTCGGACGCCT
Coding sequences:
- a CDS encoding 2-hydroxyacid dehydrogenase yields the protein MEERPRRPRVVVTRRLPQPVEARMTELFDTVLNADDMAMTPDALAAAMADCDVFVPTVTDAIDADLIAAAPPRLKLIANFGTGVNHIDLVAARAKGIMVTNTPGVLTDDTADLAMSLILSVPRRLTEGSRQLYSGKWDGWKPCDVHGHRITGKKLGIIGMGRIGQAIATRARAFGLRIHYHNRRPLADTVEGMLGATYWDDLDAMIEAVDIVSINCPLTDDTRHLFDARRIALLGPDGYLVNTARGEIIDEDALAGALEKGIIAGAGLDVFEDEPRINPRLLPLGNVTLLPHMGSATFEGRQAMGDKVVTNIRAWADGHRPPDQVLEGWL
- the coaBC gene encoding bifunctional phosphopantothenoylcysteine decarboxylase/phosphopantothenate--cysteine ligase CoaBC; the encoded protein is MGKRILLIISGGIAAYKALELVRLLRKDGIAVRAVLTDAAQQFVTPLSLGTLTEDNVYTDLFDLKDEREIGHIQLSRQADLVVVAPATANILAKMAGGIADDLATTLLLATDKPVLAAPAMNVRMWLHPATQRNIVQLRADGVTIMEPDEGDMACGEYGPGRLPEPEAILVSIRAMLAAPLDEAQGASARYGLTPPPLAGKRVLVTAGPTHEPIDPVRYIANRSSGRQGFAIAGALAALGADVTLVAGPVALATPPGVRRVDVETAREMAAAVEAALPTDAAVMVAAVADWRAEATNQKIKKDKGGLEALPLVENPDILAGLSKSPKRPALVIGFAAETEKVVEHARAKLARKGCDWIVANDVSGDVMGGARNRIHIVSARGVEDWPDMEKDAVARRLAQRIADELTD
- a CDS encoding HesA/MoeB/ThiF family protein — translated: MTLTDTQLERYARHIILKEVGGAGQAKLLAARVAVVGAGGLGSPCIQYLAAAGVGHLTVIDDDAVDLSNLQRQVLHGTDDVGRAKTESAADAVARLNPDVTVAQHRVRLDAGNAAALLAGHDVIADGSDSFETRRAVADAALALRIPLVAAAVGPFEGQIATYRGWEADKPCWRCFVGEAADREGATCAEAGVLGALTGVLGAMQALEVIREIAPFGDSLAGRVLLYDALGARVRTVRLPKDPRCPSCGNV
- a CDS encoding NAD(P)H-dependent flavin oxidoreductase, with the translated sequence MKLLNSIRMGGRELLPLVEGGKGVSATNHASSGAWAAAGGLGTVSAVNADSYDSLGNIVPQIYRGRTRGDRHEELVAYGIAGGVEQVRRAHEIAGGAGGININVLWEMGGAQRILEGVLEKVGELVDGVTCGAGMPYKLSEIAARHRTYYYPIISSARAFRALWKRAYSKASEWLGAVVYEDPWLAGGHNGLSNAEDPLRPQDPYPRVKDLRDTMREVGISDDVPIVMAGGVWYLREWEHWVDNPELGTIAFQFGSRPLLTQESPIPDVWKRKLTTLSEGDILLQAFSPTGFYSSAVKTPFLEELIHRSERQIGISTEPHDHRTHLLDVGVPANKKYYVTRDDLLHARGWHAQGYTEALKTPDDTLVFETPETARAVRKDQADCMGCLSQCRFSAWAEHLEKNSTGRLADPRSFCIQKTLQDIAHGAPPEDNLMFAGHSAHHFSTDPFYSNGFIPTVKQLVERIQTGD
- a CDS encoding DsrE family protein, translated to MKQQGLALVFAEANHTRLHGGLSLALAASALGRPVRLFFQGEAVCALQTGRHWAGDKACKAGGLPLLSDLLDQAVGVGLPMMACESGIHLCGLSAPGLIAGVETGGLVAFLADARNDELLFV
- the dut gene encoding dUTP diphosphatase, coding for MSSPIEIRLKRLPHGKGLPVPALATRGAAGMDVVAAEDVIIPPGGRHAVATGFAFAIPEGYEVQVRPRSGLALKNGITCLNTPGTIDADYRGEVKVILANLGAEPFAVKRGERIAQLVAAPVQQARFAEVDDLDETARGAGGFGSTGR
- a CDS encoding SH3 domain-containing protein, whose translation is MKRTIALLLAAAFAGAPAAAQDTDATKGLSGLPTPRWVSIASGEANMRAGPGEAYPVTWTYRRKGLPVEVIREWGIWRQVRDPDGETGWMNKNLLSGKRTAMVRGKVANLYARAEFSSPPVWRAEPGVVADIQVCDEGWCRLSLGGRNGYVLAVDLWGVYKGETIN